tcaatattttctatttctgGAGAAAACGCAGCGTTTGGGGCTGTCACTTCAacttttttgtcttttgtCATGTTTAtctaatattttgaaaaaagagagaagtTAGAAGGAAACAATATTCTTGGCTTCTGCCGATTTTAAGACTATCTCTTTCCTCTTAGATTATCTTAGGCATTATTAATGCAGtcatatttgaaaaactaaaaatcTCTCCGCACGAAATATTTCTCGAAGATCTTTTCGATATTAAGTATGAAATCATACCCTTTTAGATATAGGATCGATAAAAcacttttgaagaactgCTTCATATAAGCTGCGAGCAGATACGGAAATGGTGTTTTACAAAATCACATTAAACAGATCTCTCATCGGTATGCCACACACAACAAAGAGCATTGTCAAAAGTCTGGGGTTGGGTAAGAGAGGTTCCATAGCATATAAAAGAGTGAATCCGGCTATAGCCGGCTCCCTAGCCAAAGTGAAAGAATTGATCATGATAGAAGTCACAGAGCATGAATTAACATCAACTCAACAGCGAGAGTTAAGAAAGTCAAATCCTGGGTTTGTAGTGGAGAAAAGAGCCACTCTTTGGAGCAATCAGAAGTGAAGCAACTGGatttcctttcttcttgatatttctcacttgtatatatatatatagttgCCGTGTCCGGGGTAGAAACATATGCTAATAATAGTATTTATGCGATTTTTGCAGAGAGTTCAAAGCGCTAGCCATAATTTAATGATTGTATACTCTATTTacatggaaaaaaatatgcacCGTCCGCTATTGtatcttgaagaaatacagGGTTTTCATAGCGTTTCCAGTTCCAACATCCCTTCTAGGCAATCAATCCTTAAGATTTTACAATTTTTCACGATATCCCCAATCATCGGATAATGCTTTGCGCTTGGATGCAGTTTTAATGTTCCCCTAGCAAACGATAAATCCGGGAAAACACAACTAACAAACCCATTCTGCGGCACCGCTGTTATCATTACATCGTAGGTCTTTTCTGGGTCtaacttcttcaatttctttaaataaTTTAATGTCCAATATGTCGATGAATTTCTACCGgcccttttcaaaatatctgCTCGAGATTGAATTGGCCAGATTAAACGATCTATTTGAACTTGACTGAAACATAACGgctttttttgcaaatgaCGATGGATTTGTAGATGATTTATGAGATCTGGAAAGCGACGAAGGGGCGACGTTACAGTTAAGTATTGTTTAGCTCCAATCATTTCATGTCTAAAAGGCCTTCCGGTATAAAAACTCGAGTTCAGCAGCGACGAAAGCTTAACAATATCTTTCAGTTGAGGGAAGAGTCCCTTTTTTGTACTTGTTATCATAGAATCATATTGCTCTTGTGCTATTATATCCAGCGGTAGCTGCTTATAACATCTAAATACGCCACAGATTTTGTTGTCTGCGAAATATTTACCCGTTAAAGTATTAGCCAAGATCATCATTTCTGAAACCAACACGGTGGATAGGGTTTCCACTTGATCTGAAAACGATATCTCCGTCAGTTCACCCTCTTCATTAGCGTTTAGCGTTACGAGGCCTTTGTTAAACCCTTCGCCAAAGATAACGGCATTATTGTTCTTTATACGTCGATCTCTCAATAGGTTAGAAACCATGGACAAACTTTCCAAATCCTTTTTGACAGGTGACGCTTCATCATTAGGTGTATTAAGAATCCTATCGACATCGTCATAAGTAACTTTAGGAAAGTTCGACACAATACCTTTCCGAATTTTAAAACTGTCGAACATTATCTCGAGAGATTCCCCGTCGCCTTTGGACATAACTTTAACGTCGACAGAAAAAGATatagtttttgttttttgccCTTGCTTCCCCAAATCAGATAAGTTGCAAATAGATTTAGGCAACATGGGAACGACTACATCTGGTAGATATGTGGTAAATGATCTTTCCAGGGCAACGTTTAGAATATCAGTAATAATACCCTCTGAATCATAATTAGTGCTTTCCGGGAACATTGACGTTGGATCCGCAATATGAATATGTAAAGTGTACAATCCATCAGTGCCATGATTCTCTATGGAAACACCATCATCTATTTCATGCGCAGTTTCGGAATCAATGCAGAAAACTTTAAGATCACCGAAATCGTACCTCTCACTACTATTATCggaatttttcctttgcaaATCTTCTATATTAGTCAGGTCATACAGTTTTTGCTGTGATCTCACCAATTTCGAAGAAGCAGGTAACGCCAAATCCATATTCAGTAACAGTGGATTAGACATTGAATTGGGTAAGATCTCATTGATTAGATCTTGACATATGTCTCTTGTTATATCACAATCCTTGTAGCGTTCTATCTTTCTGAATATCTTGGAGACCAAAGTGACTATAATTCCGTTATTATGAAAGTTCCCGGCTGCAAAATCCTTTAACATTTGTATCACAGAAGGGTATAAGGTTGAGATGTCTCGATATTTCCTTTCGTTCACTAGCTTTACGAACCGATTGATTTCATTGTAATCGTCAGCTTCCAGTTTCCCTACTACCTGTTCGTAATATAAATGTCGAGATTTCAATGGAATAACCGTTACTGAAATAGGGGAAAGTAATGCTGTATTCAGATGTATTTCCCCCCAAAAATTAGATTCCTGTTGTTGCATAATGGCCCAGTATGTAGAAACAAATGTAGCTGAACTTATGGGTACATTATCAGCAGTTTGATGAGTGCCCAACAGATTAGCCAAATATGTTGCTCCATATTTATCATCCAAGGCTTCATTTAAGTCCAATCTTTGGACTAATCCAACTAGGGTGAAAAAGGGAATTTGCCATGGGCCCCTATAGTCTTGTAGTGATCTATGAAGTAACTGCAATTTTTTCGTAGTAAACGGTAAATCTCTCCACGCTAATTTAGAAATCTGTGCAGGATACCTACTAGTTATTATCTGCCTTGCCGCAATCggcaaaatatttgtttGATTGGAAAAGTTCTTTATCGTCCCAATCGGTAAATGCCCATAGCGTTCCTCAGGCTGTATGAGAGAATTAACTCCGACAGGTAATCTGTGAGGAATTCTTAATAATATTCGGTTCTTGGTCGCAAAACACATGGACCCATCAATAGCGACAAAGGTGTACCGCGGATCCATAGTGCTACTTGGAAGACTCACACACATAGCCAATTCATTTGGTCTGACTCTCAGAAGAACCAGATCACCAACATTCAAGGGTCTTTCCATGAGCTGAACGGGCTGGAACTCCAATGGAttcgaaaatttcaattgtGCGTCTAATTgtatatttgaatttatcaaGTTGTGGGAGGAAATTTTCGGTTTTGCTAAAGACCGCCAGGAATTTGTGTACCAGGTTTCTGAAGGTTTAATGTATCTATCTCTATAACGTTGCTGAAATTCCTCTTTAATCTGAGAGAGTTGTTTCAGTTCAATATTAGGCTCTAATCCCTTTGTTCGGTGtaaaaaatctttgtttATCGATTCTATGTCCTTCGCAGATTTGATTGAACTGTTCACCGTGACTTCGCTAACTTTGCCATTGTCTAGTAGTTGTGTGTAATCTTCTTGAGCTTTTCCTTGCTGCTTAGTCTTACTTCGCTGTCGTTTACCTCTGATGGTCACTCTGAAGCAAGGTTTGTATGAATGAAAGCTCCTTGCAATAAGAAGAGCATGTGTATTACCCCTAGGTATCATTGCCTTCCTATATATGCATAAgaatatatagatatatatctTCTTTCCAGATGTGCGCAACTGTTCAAGCCTATTTTTTGGATGTGATTGTCTTCCATCTTATTCGGGATTTGTATTGACACTGGCCGGACAAAAATCTCGATGAGTTAGAAACAAACCCTCTCTCATCAAGCATTTATACAATATAAAACCACAGAATCAAGGTCTGCTATGCTATCATGAGTCACCCTGTgcagtttttgaaagctgatagtaatgatgagAGCCATCGGTTGAGTGGGCAATACTCGATCCCTCAAGATTTGAGAGAAAACCTACAAGAAGAAGCTGCACGTATCGGTGAGAAGGAGAAGGATGTgctgcaagaaaaaatgatagcCAAGACAGTGCAGAATGGAGAAGACTCGTACCACAAAAGGAGGTTTGATATGAGGATTGAACCTGATTCAGGCACGAGGATGATTACATCTAACGAAGACATTCAGAACGCTGTGGTgccaaggaaaagaaaatcaaggtGGGATGTAAAAGGGTATGAGCCGCCTGAAGAGTCTCAAAGAACAGTCAGAGAAAGGGCTGAAAATGCTTTGGTTGATGTAGAGGGAATTTACGATTTGATGTTTGTTAAACCGTCTGACCATAAATATTTCGCTGCTATTATGTCCAAGAAGCCTATAAATGAGCTGAGCaaggatgaaaagaatgagAGAGCATTCTTGACCCTACTTctgaaaatcaagaatgGAAACACGGCGAGCAGGAGGACGTCAATGCGACTTTTGACCGATAAAGCAGTTAAATTTGGCCCGGAAATGATATTTGATCGATTATTACCCATATTGTTGGATAGAACCTTGGAAGATCAAGAAAGACATCTGATGATCAAAACCATAGATCGCGTTCTTTACAAATTGGGAGAACTAACGAGGCCATACGCGCATAAAATACTGGTAGTGACGGCTCCATTGCTCATTGACGAAGATCCAATAGTTCGTTCAACCGGTCAAGAAATAATTACAAATTTGTCAACGGTGACTGGTCTAGCGACAATGCTAACAGTTATGAGACCTGACattgaaaatgaggatGAATATATTAGAAACATAACTGCAAGAGCAACGGCAGTGGTAGCAAAAGCTCTTGGCGTTAAGCAATTACTCCCTTTCATCAACGCAGCGTGCCATTCGCGGAAATCGTGGAAAGCAAGGCATACGGGTATAAAGATTGTACAGCAAATAGGAATAATCTTGGGAATAGGTGTGCTAAATCACCTTACCGGCCTTATAAGCTGTATTAAGGACAATCTAATTGATGACCACGTTCCGGTACGGATTGTTACAGCAAACACCTTGTCTACACTGGCCGAAAATGCATATCCGTACGGTATCGAAGTCTTCAACGCTATATTGGAACCTCTATGGAAAGGCATAAGGAGCCATCGTGGTAAGgtattatcttcttttctaaaAGCCGTTGGATCTATGATCCCACTGATGGACCAAGAATATGCCGGCTACTATACTACGGAGGCAATGAGGATAATTAGACGCGAATTCGACACTCCCGATGACGACATGAAAAAGACTATCCTTATTGTGTTACAAAAATGTAGTGGAATTGAATCCATAAGTCCAACCTTTTTGAGAGAGGAAATTGCACCagaattctttcaaaaattttgggtTAGGCGTGTGGCATTGGACAGGCCGTTGAACAAGGTCGTTACATATACTACGGTGGTATTAGCAGAGAAGCTAGGTTGTTCGTATACCATTGATAAATTATTAAAACCTTTGAGAGATGAAGCTGAACCGTTCAGAACAATGGCAGTCCATGCGGTAACTAAAGTAGTGAATATGCTGGGGACTGCAGATTTGAGTGAAAGATTAGAAACAAGACTTATCGATGCACTCCTGATAGCATTCCaagaacaaacaaacaatgaTACTATAATTTTTAAAGGGTTTGGGGCAGTTACGTTGTCGCTTGACATCCGGATAAAGCCATTTTTAGCACCCATAGTCAGTACAATTTTGAATCACCTGAAACACAAGGCCTCATTAGTACGTCAAAATGCGGCAGATCTGTGTGCCATATTGATACCTGTAATCAAGAATTGCCACGAATTCGAAATGTTGAATAAATTGAACATTATATTGTATGAGTCCTTAGGCGAAGTATACCCAGAGGTATTAGGCTCCATAATCAATGCAATGCGCTGTATTTTGGTTGCTCTAGATTTGGATAAACTGCAACCCCCAGTTAACCAAATTCTGCCAACTCTAACTCCAATCTTGAGAAATAAGCATAGGAAAGTCGAGGTGAACACTATCAAATTTATTGGACTTATCGCGAAAATAGCGCCCACCCGTGCTCCCCCCAAAGAATGGATGAGAATCTGTTTTGAGCTATTGGAACTATTAAAAAGTACGAATAAGGAAATAAGAAGGTCAGCGAATACCACATTTGGATTTATTGCAGAAGCAATTGGGCCTCAAGATGTTCTTGTTGCTTTATTAAACAATTTAAAGGTTCAAGAACGTCAGTTACGTGTATGCACAGCTGTTGCTATTGGAATTGTAGCTAAAGTATGTGGTCCTTATAACGTTCTGCCAGTAATTATGAATGAATACACAACACCAGAGACTAATGTTCAAAATGGTGTTCTTAAAGCCATGTCATTCATGTTCGAGTATATTGGCAACATGTCGAAGGATTACATATACTTCATTACACCTTTATTGGAAGATGCGCTCACTGATAGGGATTTAGTCCATCGTCAGACCGCATCAAATGCCATAAGCCATTTAGCTTTGAATTGTTCGGGTACTGGTCATGAGGATGCCTTCATTCATTTGTTAAATATTCTAATCcccaatatttttgaaacttcaCCACATGCTATTTTGCGTATTTTAGAAGGTTTGGAAGCACTGAGTCAAGCGGTTGGCCCTGGCATTTTCATGAACTACGTATGGGCGGGATTATTTCATCCAGCTAAAAATGTCAGGAAGGCATTCTGGAGAGTATATAACAACTTATACGTAATGTATCAGGACTCGATGGTGCCTTTTTATCCTGTAACTCCAGATAACAATGAACGGTATGTAGAAGAGTTAGATTTGATTTTGTGAATATGCGTACTATATATAAATCACAGCATTCTATAAAAATACTTTATTCGACGGTTCTCTTTGGTCAtcatgttttcaaaaatcatGCCCTGCTGAATTATTAGGGAACTTTccatccaagaaaaaaagtgcaGAAGAAATCGTGAAACTCAATTGTTTAAcagaaagaataaaaaagcaAGTATGGTTAGTAACGAAAAATGTGTTTCAAGGTTGGTTTCAACAATGATTGCTCCAAAGACCGATCTGGAAAatcaggatgaagaaaatgcgaTTGctaattcaaattttgaggTCTTGGCTACTTTCAGATACGATCCTGGTTTTACGCGTTGCATATCCtcaaaagataaaaaatttgagtACGTAGACCCCAGGTTAGGTTTAagagatgaagaaatcagGCAGCAGATCACCAACGGGGATTACTCATGTTATCTACGAGTTGAAAGAGCCAGTTCCAGCGCTAAACTTCTGAAAGATATCCGACTTCCTGATGCTTGGAAACAGCGTTGCAAAACTATTCAATGCCATCACAAGGAAAGTATTTATTCGCTTATTTACGaaaggttttttttattagaTGAACAATATCAAAGAATAAGGTTAGCATTATCATATTTCAAGATTGATTTCAACACATCCCTAAGTGATTTATTCAGGTTGTTAGTTGAAAATTTAGTTAAGTGTAAAGAAGGAACTGCAGAgtatgatgaaaaaatacaaaatttGATCAGTGAAAAACAATGTTACAAAATGCGTGTACTTATTTCCAAGACAGGAAGTATACGAATGGAGGCGGTACCGTTACCTACGGCGCCCATTCTTGAACCGACCAAAGATTGTGACGTTTCCACCTATTTTATCAACACGATGTTAAATGGATTTTTGAGTCGTTGCTCAATAAATTGGGACGTTGTCGTTTCCTCTGAACCAATAAATGGGTCCGCTTTCACCAGTTTCAAAACAACGTCAAGAGATCATTACACTAGGGCAAGAGCCCGCATGCAGACCGCCGTGAATAAAGTAAGAGGCGTAAAGCCTACTTGTCCTGTCTCTCAGTGTGAAATTTTACTTCCCAACAAATCTGGACAGCTGATGGAAGGTTCAATAACAAACGTAGCTGTAATTCAAAGGGATTCTAGTGGTACAGAAAAATATGTTACACCGAGACTGACAAGTGGATGTCTATGCGGTACAATGCGTCACTATTTGTTGCGCCTCGGTTTTATTGAAGAGGGAGATATAAAGATAGAAAGCCTGTCCATTGGTGACAAAGTCTTGCTTTTCAATGGTGTTGTGGGATGCATAAGGGGAACGATAAAAACTAAATATTAGGGAGAGTAAGGGATGTTCGtatattatcttttttcttttataatAGTTTACAAATCGTGATTTTACATGGTTAAGTATGTAAAGATTGATATAGACAATATGCGTAGAAGGcacaaacaaaaaaaccgCAGTTTATACAATTATTGAAATGACATAGTGGAGAGgaatagaaaaataaaaagacaGGAAGGGGAAACTAAGAATGGACGTTTCAATTTTCAGCTGATTCTATGTACACCCCCCAACGGCCATTGAAAGAATCAACCCttttgatttatttatgACTTTTACGCCTTTTGGTATTAGGTGTTTTTCCACTTACACCAATGGTAATGTTGACCTTTGGAGGCACCGGGAAACCGTAAGACTTTGCTACTTTAGCCAAGTCCAGTTTATCGATTTGGTAGACAGTTTTCAAGGAGTGAGAAGCGTATGCTTGTAAATAGGATCTATAACCATCTTTAGCTGTCTGATGTAGATAATAATTGGATTTGattaatttttctaattGCGATTGAACGTTAGCAATCTTATTCGTGGGGAATTCGTACTCGTTCAATGGAACCTTGGAGGCCTTTAGATACCTCAAGAACCCCAACTCATTAGGAGTTAAAAACATTAAAGATTTACCCTTACCTTCAGTACCTCTTGCGGTTCTTCCAACTCTATGAATGTAGTCTCTTGGATCATCAGGAGGATCGAATTGAATGATCCAATCCACAGCAGGTATATCTAGACCTCTGGCTGCAACATCTGTACAAATCAAAATACCTCTTTCGGCATTACAAAATTCGAAAAATGTGTTTGTTCTCTTTTGTT
The window above is part of the Saccharomyces kudriavzevii IFO 1802 strain IFO1802 genome assembly, chromosome: 13 genome. Proteins encoded here:
- the MRPL33 gene encoding mitochondrial 54S ribosomal protein uL30m (similar to Saccharomyces cerevisiae MRPL33 (YMR286W); ancestral locus Anc_8.851) — protein: MVFYKITLNRSLIGMPHTTKSIVKSLGLGKRGSIAYKRVNPAIAGSLAKVKELIMIEVTEHELTSTQQRELRKSNPGFVVEKRATLWSNQK
- the DSS1 gene encoding exoribonuclease II (similar to Saccharomyces cerevisiae DSS1 (YMR287C); ancestral locus Anc_8.853), whose translation is MIPRGNTHALLIARSFHSYKPCFRVTIRGKRQRSKTKQQGKAQEDYTQLLDNGKVSEVTVNSSIKSAKDIESINKDFLHRTKGLEPNIELKQLSQIKEEFQQRYRDRYIKPSETWYTNSWRSLAKPKISSHNLINSNIQLDAQLKFSNPLEFQPVQLMERPLNVGDLVLLRVRPNELAMCVSLPSSTMDPRYTFVAIDGSMCFATKNRILLRIPHRLPVGVNSLIQPEERYGHLPIGTIKNFSNQTNILPIAARQIITSRYPAQISKLAWRDLPFTTKKLQLLHRSLQDYRGPWQIPFFTLVGLVQRLDLNEALDDKYGATYLANLLGTHQTADNVPISSATFVSTYWAIMQQQESNFWGEIHLNTALLSPISVTVIPLKSRHLYYEQVVGKLEADDYNEINRFVKLVNERKYRDISTLYPSVIQMLKDFAAGNFHNNGIIVTLVSKIFRKIERYKDCDITRDICQDLINEILPNSMSNPLLLNMDLALPASSKLVRSQQKLYDLTNIEDLQRKNSDNSSERYDFGDLKVFCIDSETAHEIDDGVSIENHGTDGLYTLHIHIADPTSMFPESTNYDSEGIITDILNVALERSFTTYLPDVVVPMLPKSICNLSDLGKQGQKTKTISFSVDVKVMSKGDGESLEIMFDSFKIRKGIVSNFPKVTYDDVDRILNTPNDEASPVKKDLESLSMVSNLLRDRRIKNNNAVIFGEGFNKGLVTLNANEEGELTEISFSDQVETLSTVLVSEMMILANTLTGKYFADNKICGVFRCYKQLPLDIIAQEQYDSMITSTKKGLFPQLKDIVKLSSLLNSSFYTGRPFRHEMIGAKQYLTVTSPLRRFPDLINHLQIHRHLQKKPLCFSQVQIDRLIWPIQSRADILKRAGRNSSTYWTLNYLKKLKKLDPEKTYDVMITAVPQNGFVSCVFPDLSFARGTLKLHPSAKHYPMIGDIVKNCKILRIDCLEGMLELETL
- the HSH155 gene encoding U2 snRNP complex subunit HSH155 (similar to Saccharomyces cerevisiae HSH155 (YMR288W); ancestral locus Anc_5.46) — its product is MSHPVQFLKADSNDESHRLSGQYSIPQDLRENLQEEAARIGEKEKDVLQEKMIAKTVQNGEDSYHKRRFDMRIEPDSGTRMITSNEDIQNAVVPRKRKSRWDVKGYEPPEESQRTVRERAENALVDVEGIYDLMFVKPSDHKYFAAIMSKKPINELSKDEKNERAFLTLLLKIKNGNTASRRTSMRLLTDKAVKFGPEMIFDRLLPILLDRTLEDQERHLMIKTIDRVLYKLGELTRPYAHKILVVTAPLLIDEDPIVRSTGQEIITNLSTVTGLATMLTVMRPDIENEDEYIRNITARATAVVAKALGVKQLLPFINAACHSRKSWKARHTGIKIVQQIGIILGIGVLNHLTGLISCIKDNLIDDHVPVRIVTANTLSTLAENAYPYGIEVFNAILEPLWKGIRSHRGKVLSSFLKAVGSMIPLMDQEYAGYYTTEAMRIIRREFDTPDDDMKKTILIVLQKCSGIESISPTFLREEIAPEFFQKFWVRRVALDRPLNKVVTYTTVVLAEKLGCSYTIDKLLKPLRDEAEPFRTMAVHAVTKVVNMLGTADLSERLETRLIDALLIAFQEQTNNDTIIFKGFGAVTLSLDIRIKPFLAPIVSTILNHLKHKASLVRQNAADLCAILIPVIKNCHEFEMLNKLNIILYESLGEVYPEVLGSIINAMRCILVALDLDKLQPPVNQILPTLTPILRNKHRKVEVNTIKFIGLIAKIAPTRAPPKEWMRICFELLELLKSTNKEIRRSANTTFGFIAEAIGPQDVLVALLNNLKVQERQLRVCTAVAIGIVAKVCGPYNVLPVIMNEYTTPETNVQNGVLKAMSFMFEYIGNMSKDYIYFITPLLEDALTDRDLVHRQTASNAISHLALNCSGTGHEDAFIHLLNILIPNIFETSPHAILRILEGLEALSQAVGPGIFMNYVWAGLFHPAKNVRKAFWRVYNNLYVMYQDSMVPFYPVTPDNNERYVEELDLIL
- the ABZ2 gene encoding aminodeoxychorismate lyase ABZ2 (similar to Saccharomyces cerevisiae ABZ2 (YMR289W); ancestral locus Anc_5.44), with protein sequence MIAPKTDLENQDEENAIANSNFEVLATFRYDPGFTRCISSKDKKFEYVDPRLGLRDEEIRQQITNGDYSCYLRVERASSSAKLLKDIRLPDAWKQRCKTIQCHHKESIYSLIYERFFLLDEQYQRIRLALSYFKIDFNTSLSDLFRLLVENLVKCKEGTAEYDEKIQNLISEKQCYKMRVLISKTGSIRMEAVPLPTAPILEPTKDCDVSTYFINTMLNGFLSRCSINWDVVVSSEPINGSAFTSFKTTSRDHYTRARARMQTAVNKVRGVKPTCPVSQCEILLPNKSGQLMEGSITNVAVIQRDSSGTEKYVTPRLTSGCLCGTMRHYLLRLGFIEEGDIKIESLSIGDKVLLFNGVVGCIRGTIKTKY